A single window of Cetobacterium sp. 8H DNA harbors:
- a CDS encoding PIN-like domain-containing protein — protein sequence MKKNYVVIFDTNVLFDLYQKEGIYFDLILDLEKIKNNIIIPNQVYEEYISKLERIKIREMDKYDKTEQRIKKIYQDLRKNKEIESDFQKIFGHSNLFDNLIDTIEKKCHEIEIEIKNVKMIKEEKENTLLKKDILKELIEEIMINQKLKKFTLKEFIEIFKEGEERLKYKIPPGITDANKGVGTDFKIFKNKYGDFIIWKEILQYAKLNPNIDIYFIENERKSDWWEIKGGNEFSKILEKEFQEYSQSKIIALNLESFFKEFKEKLNLPDFKLQALEEHIEALEYTIIKIQENLEDEFFFKINLNYFDNIFKYLENNLLYFIEENDYGYIISNEITGDRFEYINDLEVYLVKAKNCILEKKGLNDIVIKGEIEIECELNFQVSQGRDVGFSKNVSLVGNLFLEMNLYNFSITSKEFKDYSCDIGDFKLASIDADETELDIYYDYEKEY from the coding sequence ATGAAAAAAAATTATGTTGTTATATTTGATACAAATGTATTGTTTGATTTATACCAAAAAGAAGGAATATATTTTGATTTAATTTTAGATTTAGAAAAAATAAAGAATAATATAATTATTCCTAATCAAGTTTATGAGGAGTATATATCTAAACTAGAACGAATAAAAATACGTGAAATGGATAAATATGATAAAACTGAACAAAGAATAAAAAAAATATATCAAGATTTAAGAAAAAATAAAGAAATAGAAAGTGATTTTCAAAAGATATTTGGACATTCTAATTTATTTGATAATTTAATTGATACTATAGAAAAAAAATGTCATGAAATAGAAATAGAAATAAAAAATGTTAAAATGATTAAGGAAGAAAAAGAGAATACTTTATTAAAAAAAGATATATTAAAAGAGTTAATAGAAGAAATTATGATAAACCAAAAATTGAAAAAGTTTACATTAAAAGAATTTATAGAAATTTTTAAAGAAGGAGAAGAAAGGTTAAAATATAAAATTCCACCTGGAATAACAGATGCAAATAAAGGAGTAGGAACAGATTTTAAAATATTTAAAAATAAATATGGAGATTTTATAATTTGGAAAGAAATTTTACAATATGCAAAATTAAATCCAAATATAGATATTTATTTTATAGAAAATGAAAGAAAATCAGATTGGTGGGAGATTAAGGGAGGAAATGAATTTTCTAAAATTTTAGAAAAAGAGTTTCAAGAGTACAGTCAGAGCAAAATAATAGCATTAAATTTAGAAAGTTTTTTTAAGGAATTTAAAGAAAAATTAAATCTTCCAGATTTTAAATTACAGGCATTAGAGGAACATATAGAAGCTTTAGAATATACTATAATTAAAATTCAAGAAAACTTAGAAGATGAATTTTTCTTTAAGATAAATTTAAATTATTTCGATAATATTTTTAAATATTTAGAAAATAATTTACTCTATTTTATTGAGGAGAATGATTATGGATATATTATTTCAAACGAAATAACTGGAGATAGATTTGAATATATTAATGATTTAGAAGTTTATTTAGTAAAAGCCAAAAATTGTATTTTAGAAAAAAAAGGATTAAATGATATTGTTATAAAGGGAGAAATAGAAATAGAGTGTGAGTTAAATTTTCAAGTATCTCAAGGAAGAGATGTGGGGTTTAGTAAAAATGTTAGTTTAGTAGGAAATTTATTTTTAGAAATGAATCTATATAATTTTAGTATTACGTCTAAAGAATTTAAAGATTATTCGTGTGATATTGGAGATTTTAAATTGGCTTCAATTGATGCTGATGAAACAGAATTAGATATTTATTATGATTACGAAAAAGAATATTAA
- a CDS encoding Fic family protein, with translation MNNKLEKIYTLKSELDHRRPLNQGEIKRIKENYIIKNTYNSNAIEGNTLTEMETRVIIETGITVAKKTLREHLEVKNHAEALFFIEDLKKVTLSEYVIKSIHAIILDGIDRTNAGKYRSVDVRIGGATHDVTSSHLIPQEMNDLLAWYTSEPVTINRIIEFTCKFINIHPFIDGNGRTSRLLTNLELLKLGYPPITILATDRLEYYQALDKSYYGDYDEAYNFFYNCIIESLNEYLSFTN, from the coding sequence ATGAATAATAAATTGGAGAAAATTTATACATTAAAAAGTGAACTAGATCATAGAAGGCCTCTTAATCAAGGTGAAATAAAAAGAATCAAAGAAAATTATATAATTAAAAATACATATAACTCAAATGCTATTGAAGGAAATACTCTTACTGAAATGGAAACTAGAGTTATTATTGAAACTGGAATTACTGTTGCTAAAAAGACTTTAAGAGAACATTTAGAAGTAAAAAACCATGCTGAAGCTTTATTTTTTATTGAAGATTTAAAAAAAGTAACTTTATCTGAATATGTTATAAAATCTATACATGCTATTATTTTAGATGGAATTGATAGAACTAATGCAGGAAAGTATAGAAGTGTTGATGTTAGAATTGGTGGTGCTACTCATGATGTTACCAGTTCTCATTTAATTCCTCAAGAAATGAATGATTTATTGGCTTGGTATACTTCAGAACCTGTTACTATTAACAGAATTATTGAATTTACTTGTAAATTTATTAATATCCACCCATTCATTGATGGAAATGGTAGAACTTCAAGATTACTAACTAATTTAGAGCTTTTAAAACTTGGATATCCTCCTATAACTATTTTAGCTACTGATAGATTAGAATACTACCAAGCTCTTGATAAAAGTTACTATGGAGATTATGATGAAGCCTACAACTTCTTTTATAATTGTATAATTGAAAGTTTAAATGAATATTTAAGTTTTACTAATTAA
- a CDS encoding P-loop NTPase fold protein, whose protein sequence is MNNKFEKIYKLKIRIVGSPGSGKTYISNIISKKLNTKAIDLDEIFWNMSSTGNRIKNDYLNRESELNSILLNTSWIIEGVYINPWTFPTFSEADYILVIKTNKWTQYYRLFKRFFIRKFTNYRPKETLKDFKNLISWSFQYQKNLDDFIFNNSYSNKIITIKTSKDLTNFLNLFSN, encoded by the coding sequence ATGAACAATAAATTCGAGAAAATTTATAAGTTAAAAATAAGAATAGTTGGTTCTCCTGGAAGTGGAAAAACTTATATCAGTAATATTATAAGTAAAAAATTAAATACTAAAGCTATAGATTTAGATGAGATATTTTGGAATATGTCTTCGACTGGCAATAGAATAAAAAATGACTATCTCAATAGAGAATCCGAGCTAAATTCAATTTTATTAAACACTTCATGGATTATAGAAGGAGTTTATATTAATCCTTGGACTTTTCCTACTTTCTCTGAAGCTGACTATATTCTAGTAATCAAAACTAATAAATGGACTCAATACTATAGATTATTTAAAAGATTTTTTATAAGAAAATTTACTAATTATAGACCAAAAGAAACATTAAAAGATTTTAAAAATCTTATTTCTTGGAGCTTCCAGTATCAAAAAAATTTAGATGATTTTATCTTTAACAATTCTTATTCAAATAAAATTATAACTATTAAAACATCTAAAGATTTAACTAATTTTTTAAATTTATTTAGTAATTAA
- a CDS encoding 4-carboxy-4-hydroxy-2-oxoadipate aldolase/oxaloacetate decarboxylase — protein MEYKIKKNIERKSNEVYESFKELGVATVYEAQGQKGLLNDKIKPIQMGVCISGPAITVKCGSGDNLMIHAAVEFCKKGDILVVTTEGESNKHGMIGDLLVQTLIEKEVKGLIIDGGIRDSKRIRELGFPVWTTAIVCSGTTKIKPGTVNNSVVCAGTQITGGDLILADDDGVVVVKLEEIGKALEAGKKRESKEIETLKKIKNGELGIDFYGFRERLKNLNVQYVE, from the coding sequence ATGGAATATAAAATAAAAAAAAATATAGAAAGAAAATCAAATGAAGTATATGAATCATTTAAAGAATTAGGAGTAGCTACAGTTTACGAAGCTCAAGGGCAAAAGGGTCTTTTAAACGATAAGATAAAGCCTATACAAATGGGAGTTTGCATAAGTGGTCCTGCAATTACAGTAAAATGTGGATCAGGAGATAATCTTATGATTCATGCAGCAGTAGAGTTTTGTAAAAAAGGGGATATATTAGTGGTTACAACTGAAGGGGAATCTAACAAGCATGGTATGATTGGTGATCTTTTAGTTCAAACTTTAATTGAAAAAGAAGTTAAAGGATTAATAATTGATGGAGGGATAAGAGACTCTAAAAGAATAAGAGAGTTAGGATTCCCTGTTTGGACTACTGCTATAGTTTGTAGTGGAACAACTAAAATAAAACCAGGAACAGTTAATAATTCAGTTGTTTGTGCTGGAACACAGATAACTGGTGGAGATCTTATTTTAGCTGATGATGATGGGGTTGTTGTTGTAAAGCTCGAAGAAATAGGAAAAGCTTTAGAAGCAGGAAAAAAGAGAGAAAGTAAGGAGATAGAAACTCTTAAAAAGATAAAAAATGGAGAATTAGGCATCGATTTTTATGGGTTTAGAGAAAGATTAAAAAACTTAAATGTACAATATGTAGAATAA
- a CDS encoding GntR family transcriptional regulator, producing MANQTDFVYEEIRKKIILGEYKPNENLTEIFLANSLNASRNTIKKALIKLENENLILLEKNKGARVKSFTLQEVLDCFEVRLALEILIIRKVVQDITEEQLQNLAEVMENMKACFEENNLIEYSKNNQIFHRIIYDSCSNKVAVKSVEVIKNQLDRYKLKTILIPGRKNQSINEHILIVEALKERNIEKSEEMIKNHIENIAKALKDYYSLIFN from the coding sequence ATGGCAAATCAAACAGACTTTGTTTATGAGGAAATTCGAAAAAAAATAATATTAGGGGAATACAAGCCTAATGAAAATCTCACTGAAATTTTTTTAGCAAATAGCTTAAACGCTAGTAGAAATACGATAAAAAAAGCTCTTATTAAACTTGAAAATGAAAATTTAATACTTTTAGAAAAAAATAAAGGAGCTAGAGTAAAATCTTTTACTTTGCAAGAAGTTCTTGACTGTTTTGAAGTTAGATTAGCTCTTGAAATTTTGATAATAAGAAAAGTTGTCCAAGATATAACAGAAGAACAGTTACAAAATTTGGCTGAAGTTATGGAAAATATGAAGGCTTGTTTTGAAGAGAATAACCTTATCGAATATTCTAAAAATAATCAGATTTTTCATAGAATAATTTATGATAGTTGCTCAAATAAAGTTGCTGTAAAATCAGTAGAAGTAATTAAAAACCAGCTTGATAGATATAAACTTAAGACTATATTAATTCCTGGACGTAAAAATCAATCTATAAATGAGCATATTTTAATTGTAGAAGCATTAAAAGAAAGAAATATAGAAAAATCTGAAGAGATGATAAAAAATCATATTGAGAATATAGCAAAAGCTTTAAAAGATTACTATTCATTAATATTTAATTAA
- a CDS encoding Coenzyme F420 hydrogenase/dehydrogenase, beta subunit C-terminal domain, which translates to MHRVITLEQEQILISKKIGKDKKMIEIVEKKKCSGCTACYSICPIKCIEMKEDKEGFKYPLVNQNECIFCGKCIKICPFINENFSENILSVYGCQSKNKDILIQSASGGFFSLLAEYIISVGGVVYGAVYNDKFEVIHERFDDQNGISKLRSSKYSQSEKSDIFERVKNDLKNSKKTLFSGTPCEISGLKRYLQDENENLILVEVLCYGVPSPKIFREYLEYLEKKEMSKITKINFRSKDVGITSLKIEFENGQIYKRNSSEDFYYNSFFSCVNMRPSCYDCKSNNHRSGADLTLGDYWGCSNKFKMWDENKEGVSLVIIRTSKAEIYFELLKDKINYKETSLEHAIINNKSIVESCKENPLRDNFFKNYKLRMK; encoded by the coding sequence ATGCATAGAGTGATAACATTAGAGCAAGAACAAATCTTAATATCTAAAAAAATTGGAAAAGATAAAAAAATGATAGAAATAGTTGAAAAGAAAAAATGTTCTGGTTGTACTGCTTGTTATTCAATTTGTCCGATTAAATGTATAGAAATGAAAGAAGATAAAGAAGGATTTAAGTATCCTCTTGTCAATCAAAATGAATGTATATTTTGTGGGAAATGCATAAAAATTTGTCCTTTTATAAATGAAAATTTTTCTGAAAATATTTTAAGTGTTTATGGATGTCAAAGCAAAAATAAAGATATCTTAATTCAAAGCGCTTCAGGTGGATTTTTTTCACTTTTAGCAGAATATATAATATCTGTCGGTGGAGTAGTTTATGGAGCTGTTTACAACGATAAATTTGAAGTAATTCACGAAAGATTTGATGATCAAAATGGGATTTCTAAACTTAGAAGTTCTAAATATTCGCAAAGTGAAAAAAGTGATATTTTTGAAAGAGTAAAAAATGATTTAAAAAATTCTAAAAAAACTCTTTTTTCTGGAACTCCTTGTGAAATTTCAGGATTAAAAAGATATTTACAAGATGAGAATGAAAATTTGATTTTAGTAGAGGTTTTATGCTATGGAGTTCCTTCTCCAAAAATATTTAGAGAATATCTTGAATATTTAGAAAAAAAAGAAATGTCAAAAATAACAAAAATTAATTTTAGATCAAAAGATGTTGGAATAACTTCGTTAAAAATAGAGTTTGAAAATGGTCAGATTTACAAAAGAAATTCATCAGAAGATTTTTATTATAATTCATTTTTTTCATGTGTAAATATGAGACCTTCATGTTATGATTGTAAATCTAATAATCATAGAAGTGGAGCAGATCTGACTCTTGGAGATTATTGGGGATGTTCGAACAAATTCAAAATGTGGGATGAAAATAAAGAGGGCGTTTCTTTAGTTATAATAAGAACTTCTAAAGCAGAGATTTATTTTGAACTTTTGAAGGATAAAATTAATTATAAAGAAACCTCTCTTGAACACGCTATTATTAATAATAAAAGTATTGTAGAGTCGTGTAAAGAGAATCCTTTGAGAGATAATTTTTTTAAAAATTATAAACTTAGAATGAAGTGA
- the rbr gene encoding rubrerythrin, with protein sequence MNNIKGTKTEKNLLEAFSGESMARNKYSYYASKAKKEGYVQVAKLFEETAHNEQEHAKLWFKLLHGGTVASTIENLKDAAEGENYEWTDMYATFAKEAREEGLEDIATLFEEVGKIEKQHEARYKQLLENIESGRVFKREEVKEWECMNCGHIHTGDSAPELCPVCKHPKAYFMLQPKNF encoded by the coding sequence ATGAATAACATTAAAGGAACAAAAACAGAAAAAAATTTACTGGAGGCTTTTTCAGGAGAATCTATGGCAAGAAATAAGTATTCTTATTATGCAAGTAAAGCTAAAAAAGAGGGATATGTTCAAGTTGCTAAATTATTTGAAGAAACAGCTCACAATGAACAAGAACATGCTAAACTTTGGTTTAAACTTCTTCATGGAGGAACAGTAGCTTCTACTATTGAGAATTTAAAAGATGCCGCTGAAGGTGAAAATTATGAGTGGACAGATATGTATGCAACTTTTGCAAAAGAAGCTAGAGAAGAAGGGTTAGAGGATATTGCTACTCTTTTTGAAGAGGTTGGAAAAATTGAAAAACAACACGAAGCTAGATACAAACAGCTTTTAGAGAATATAGAGTCAGGAAGAGTATTTAAAAGAGAGGAAGTTAAAGAGTGGGAGTGTATGAACTGTGGTCATATACATACAGGAGATTCAGCTCCAGAATTATGTCCAGTTTGTAAGCATCCAAAAGCTTATTTTATGTTACAACCTAAAAATTTCTAA
- the rbr gene encoding rubrerythrin: MEEKKVKGSANKYAGTKTEKNLLDALAGESLARNKYTFYSEVAKTEGYEQINHLFIKTADNEREHSKLWFKELGMLGDTSENLLHAAEGENYEWTDMYSKFAEEAEAEGFYDLAKKFRAVAKIEKAHEERYRKLLNNVQMKAVFEKADETMWECINCGHLVMGKKAPESCEVCSYSQSFFEVRGENY; encoded by the coding sequence ATAGAGGAGAAAAAAGTTAAAGGGTCTGCTAATAAATATGCAGGAACTAAAACTGAGAAAAATCTATTAGATGCTTTAGCGGGTGAATCTTTAGCTAGAAATAAATATACATTCTATTCAGAGGTTGCTAAAACAGAAGGATATGAGCAAATTAATCACCTGTTCATAAAAACTGCAGATAACGAGAGAGAACACTCTAAGTTATGGTTTAAAGAGTTAGGAATGCTTGGAGATACAAGCGAAAATCTACTTCATGCAGCTGAAGGGGAAAATTATGAGTGGACAGATATGTATAGTAAATTTGCTGAAGAAGCAGAAGCGGAAGGGTTCTACGATCTTGCTAAAAAGTTTAGAGCTGTAGCTAAAATAGAAAAAGCTCATGAAGAGAGATATCGTAAGCTTTTAAATAATGTACAGATGAAAGCTGTTTTTGAAAAAGCAGATGAAACTATGTGGGAATGTATAAATTGTGGGCATTTAGTTATGGGTAAAAAAGCTCCTGAGAGTTGTGAAGTATGTTCTTATTCACAAAGCTTTTTTGAAGTAAGAGGAGAAAATTATTAA
- a CDS encoding siderophore ABC transporter substrate-binding protein has protein sequence MKKIAGIFILFLIIICGGLYFVLPQNIDKNDEIKIKIEHYMGTAEVVKDPKKVIVFDYGILDILDNSGVKVTGLPKDGLPKFLEKYLDNEYINVGSLKEPNLEKLYEIKPDLIIISGRQEPFYEQLSKIAPTVALKTNSDDYMKSFKANLETLGNIFSEKDNFNIEFDNIQNSLKEIKEKVQEKNLSALVILSNNGKLSAYGLKSRFGIIYDYFGFKPVEDIAVSTHGSKINFEYILEKNPDYIFIVDRSAVVGGDVSANKAFDNNIIKATKASQNENIVFLDSEVWYTATGGLKSTNTMIDEIKQNLK, from the coding sequence ATGAAAAAAATAGCGGGTATATTTATCTTATTTTTAATTATTATATGTGGAGGGCTCTATTTTGTACTTCCCCAAAACATAGATAAAAATGATGAAATAAAAATAAAAATAGAACATTATATGGGAACAGCTGAAGTTGTAAAAGATCCTAAAAAAGTAATAGTTTTTGACTATGGAATACTTGACATATTGGATAATTCAGGAGTTAAGGTTACTGGATTACCTAAAGATGGATTACCTAAATTTTTAGAAAAATATTTAGATAATGAATACATCAATGTTGGAAGTTTAAAAGAACCTAATCTCGAAAAATTATATGAGATAAAACCAGATTTAATAATAATTTCAGGTAGACAAGAACCTTTCTATGAGCAGTTATCAAAAATTGCACCAACAGTTGCTTTAAAAACTAATAGTGATGACTATATGAAATCATTTAAAGCTAATTTAGAAACTTTAGGAAATATATTTTCAGAGAAAGATAACTTTAATATCGAGTTTGATAATATTCAGAATAGTTTAAAAGAGATAAAAGAAAAAGTTCAAGAAAAAAATTTAAGTGCTTTAGTTATACTTTCAAATAATGGAAAACTATCTGCATATGGCTTAAAGTCAAGATTTGGAATAATCTATGATTATTTTGGATTTAAACCGGTTGAAGATATAGCCGTTTCAACACATGGTAGTAAAATTAACTTTGAATATATTTTAGAAAAAAATCCAGATTATATATTTATTGTTGATAGATCGGCAGTTGTAGGTGGAGATGTATCTGCAAACAAAGCTTTTGACAATAATATCATAAAAGCTACAAAAGCTTCTCAAAATGAAAATATAGTTTTCTTAGATTCAGAAGTTTGGTATACAGCTACTGGTGGTTTAAAATCAACAAATACAATGATTGATGAGATAAAACAAAATTTAAAGTAA
- a CDS encoding ABC transporter ATP-binding protein, whose translation MIKIKNVSKKYRGNYVVNDVSAEIPEGKITCIIGPNGAGKSTVLNMISRFILLDAGEIEIDGKNIENWDKTELAKTIATLKQENTTNVRLTVYELISFGRFPHSGGKLGKEDKEKIEEAIEYMNLNEFRDKYLDELSGGQRQRAYIAMTIAQNTKYILLDEPLNNLDMKSAVQMMKILRKLVKDLNKTIVIVMHDINFTSVYSDYILAMKNGKLKHMDKTKNIVIQEKLEKLYEMPIEVKEINNRNICIYF comes from the coding sequence ATGATTAAGATAAAAAATGTCAGTAAAAAATATAGAGGGAATTATGTGGTAAATGATGTGAGTGCTGAAATACCTGAAGGAAAAATAACTTGTATAATAGGTCCTAATGGTGCTGGAAAAAGTACCGTTTTAAATATGATAAGTCGATTTATTCTTCTCGATGCAGGTGAGATTGAAATTGATGGTAAAAATATTGAAAATTGGGATAAAACAGAGCTAGCTAAAACAATTGCCACATTAAAACAGGAAAATACAACAAATGTTAGATTGACAGTTTATGAGTTAATATCTTTTGGAAGATTCCCTCATAGTGGTGGTAAATTAGGCAAAGAGGATAAAGAGAAAATTGAAGAAGCGATTGAATATATGAATTTAAATGAATTTAGAGATAAATATTTAGATGAATTGAGTGGTGGACAAAGACAACGAGCTTATATAGCTATGACAATTGCTCAAAATACAAAGTACATTTTACTAGACGAGCCGTTAAATAATTTGGATATGAAAAGTGCTGTTCAAATGATGAAGATTCTTCGTAAACTAGTTAAAGATTTAAACAAAACAATAGTTATTGTAATGCATGATATAAACTTTACATCTGTTTACTCAGATTATATTTTAGCCATGAAAAATGGGAAATTAAAACATATGGATAAAACAAAGAATATAGTTATTCAAGAGAAACTAGAAAAACTTTATGAAATGCCTATTGAAGTTAAAGAAATTAATAATAGAAACATATGTATCTATTTCTAA
- a CDS encoding iron chelate uptake ABC transporter family permease subunit, whose amino-acid sequence MSHKEKKIENKLLLFLVVLLIAISIFLFIGINKNNAQYLISTRGIKLLSMILSGTCIAVSTLIFQTVTDSRILTPSVMGLDSMYVFLQTMLIFTFKRKLPMLVESVPKFIITTFFMILVSVLLQSFFTNKSKGKVLYMILIGMIVGTFLDSLSNGIQMIMDPDEFLILQSSLFASYNKVNVYLLGIAYGVLGLSLLWLKNDIAKLDVMSLGYSQSINLGLDYKKLLRKKLTIVGILVSISTALVGPVMFLGLLTVNISKEILKTYKHRNLLLSSTLLSIIFLILGQLIVERIFNNSFPVGTIINFVGGIYLLNILLKERKVR is encoded by the coding sequence TTGAGTCATAAAGAAAAAAAAATAGAAAATAAATTACTTTTATTCTTAGTAGTTTTACTTATTGCTATAAGCATATTTCTATTTATAGGGATAAATAAGAATAATGCACAGTATTTAATCTCAACAAGAGGAATAAAATTATTATCAATGATATTAAGTGGAACATGTATCGCTGTTTCAACATTGATATTCCAAACTGTAACAGATAGTAGAATACTTACTCCAAGTGTTATGGGATTAGATTCTATGTATGTATTTCTACAAACAATGTTAATATTTACGTTTAAAAGAAAGTTACCAATGTTAGTAGAAAGTGTTCCTAAGTTTATAATTACAACATTTTTTATGATTTTAGTCAGTGTTCTTTTACAAAGCTTTTTTACAAATAAAAGTAAAGGAAAAGTTTTATACATGATTTTAATAGGAATGATTGTTGGGACATTTTTAGATAGTTTGTCAAATGGAATTCAAATGATTATGGATCCAGATGAGTTTTTAATTCTTCAAAGCTCACTATTTGCAAGTTACAATAAGGTAAATGTATACCTATTAGGAATAGCATACGGAGTTTTAGGACTATCATTACTTTGGCTAAAAAACGATATTGCAAAATTAGATGTTATGAGTTTAGGTTATAGCCAGTCTATAAATTTAGGTTTGGATTATAAAAAACTTTTAAGAAAAAAATTAACTATCGTAGGTATATTAGTTTCTATTTCTACAGCTCTAGTAGGACCTGTAATGTTTTTAGGTTTATTAACAGTAAATATTTCAAAAGAAATTTTAAAAACATATAAACATAGAAACCTATTACTCTCATCAACTTTATTAAGTATAATTTTTTTAATATTAGGACAATTAATTGTAGAAAGAATATTCAATAATAGTTTTCCTGTTGGAACTATTATTAACTTTGTAGGTGGAATATACTTATTAAATATTTTATTAAAGGAGAGAAAAGTTAGATGA
- a CDS encoding ABC transporter permease, which produces MNSAIISILIIILSIISVFYGVASIELTEIFQYGTNSNNILMLSRIPRTISIITAGFGMSICGLIMQQLTMNKFVSPTTAGTADSSKLGILVALLFFPRESIIFKMLIATIFAIAGTLLFLNIIRKINVKDNALVPLIGIMISGILSSLTMFFAYKGDLIQSINSWLFGDFSGVLKGNYELLYLTIPLVVIAFMYSKHFTISGMGEEFAVNLGLNYKMVVNLGLILVCIISSLVMITIGGIPFLGLIIPNIVSMYLGDNLSKSIYITGALGSLFLLGCDILGRWIIYPHEIPIGLITGILGSGVFLGMIFRRLNFES; this is translated from the coding sequence ATGAACAGTGCTATTATATCAATATTAATCATAATTTTATCAATAATATCTGTATTTTATGGTGTTGCATCTATAGAATTAACAGAAATATTCCAATACGGGACTAATAGCAACAATATATTAATGCTAAGTAGAATTCCAAGAACTATAAGTATCATAACTGCAGGATTTGGTATGAGTATATGCGGACTTATTATGCAACAATTGACAATGAATAAATTTGTATCTCCAACTACTGCCGGGACAGCAGATTCATCTAAATTAGGAATACTTGTAGCTCTATTATTTTTTCCTAGAGAATCTATTATTTTTAAAATGCTAATAGCTACTATCTTTGCTATTGCAGGGACATTGCTATTTTTAAATATAATCAGAAAAATAAATGTAAAAGATAATGCTTTAGTTCCCTTAATTGGAATTATGATCAGTGGAATTTTAAGTTCATTAACAATGTTCTTTGCTTATAAAGGTGATTTAATCCAAAGTATAAACAGTTGGCTTTTTGGTGATTTTTCAGGAGTTTTAAAGGGAAATTACGAGCTTCTTTATCTTACAATTCCATTGGTAGTGATAGCTTTTATGTACTCTAAACATTTTACTATTTCAGGAATGGGAGAAGAGTTTGCAGTAAATTTAGGTTTAAATTATAAAATGGTTGTTAACTTAGGTCTTATTTTAGTATGTATAATTTCATCTTTAGTCATGATAACTATAGGTGGAATTCCATTCTTAGGATTAATTATTCCAAATATTGTTTCGATGTATCTTGGAGATAACCTATCTAAAAGTATTTATATAACTGGAGCTTTAGGAAGTCTATTTTTACTAGGTTGTGACATTTTAGGTAGATGGATTATATACCCTCATGAAATCCCAATTGGACTTATAACAGGCATTTTAGGAAGTGGTGTATTTTTAGGAATGATATTTAGGAGGTTAAATTTTGAGTCATAA